The following coding sequences are from one Geodermatophilus normandii window:
- a CDS encoding vWA domain-containing protein, giving the protein MSAPASAAPGGLAGHLDGFVRAVREAGIPVGISQAVDAAEILTVVDLLDREQLRHGLAAVLLQRASQRPAYDTLFDLWWPLSDRPRAGGTSGAEGDEDPRADDGSTLDLPDGHGDGDERDLAQRMREQLARLLRDGDDEALRRFARQAVEQLGRAPASPSGQSYFGYRVMRALSPDTLVAQLLAGLLGDGDRGGLAEQVARQTVRERLAAFRSAVDAEVRRRAAAERGRDRVAKSAVRPLAEQVDFLRAQQSDLAELRRAVAPLARRLAVRLSARRRMGRQGRLDFRKTVRASLGTGGVPVVTHHRPRRVHKPELVVLCDVSGSVAGFSHFTLMLTQALREHFSGVRAFAFVDATDEVTRFFRPGADVTAAITRIGREADVVAFDGHSDYGNALEVFADRWPTAVGPKTSLLVLGDGRTNYRQPGLPVLADLVRRARSAHWLNPEPRRLWGSGDSAADRYGEVIDMVECRNATQLADFVTTL; this is encoded by the coding sequence ATGTCCGCGCCCGCCTCGGCCGCCCCCGGGGGACTGGCCGGGCACCTCGACGGGTTCGTGCGCGCGGTCCGCGAGGCCGGCATCCCGGTCGGGATCAGCCAGGCCGTCGACGCCGCGGAGATCCTCACCGTCGTCGACCTGCTCGACCGCGAGCAGCTGCGGCACGGGCTGGCGGCGGTGCTGCTGCAGCGGGCCTCCCAGCGGCCGGCCTACGACACGCTGTTCGACCTGTGGTGGCCGCTGTCGGACCGCCCGCGCGCCGGGGGCACGTCCGGCGCGGAGGGCGACGAGGACCCCCGCGCCGACGACGGCTCGACCCTGGACCTGCCCGACGGGCACGGCGACGGCGACGAGCGCGACCTCGCGCAGCGGATGCGCGAGCAGCTGGCGCGGCTGCTGCGGGACGGCGACGACGAGGCCCTGCGCCGCTTCGCTCGCCAGGCGGTCGAGCAGCTCGGGCGGGCGCCGGCGTCCCCGTCGGGGCAGTCCTACTTCGGCTACCGGGTGATGCGGGCGCTGTCGCCGGACACGCTCGTCGCGCAACTGCTCGCCGGGCTGCTCGGCGACGGCGACCGCGGCGGGCTGGCCGAGCAGGTCGCCCGGCAGACCGTCCGCGAGCGGCTGGCCGCGTTCCGGTCGGCCGTCGACGCCGAGGTGCGGCGCCGCGCGGCGGCCGAGCGGGGCCGCGACCGGGTGGCCAAGAGCGCGGTGCGGCCGCTCGCCGAGCAGGTCGACTTCCTGCGGGCGCAGCAGTCCGACCTCGCCGAGCTGCGCCGGGCGGTGGCGCCGCTGGCCCGGCGGCTGGCCGTGCGGCTGTCGGCGCGCCGGCGCATGGGCCGCCAGGGCCGGCTGGACTTCCGCAAGACCGTGCGTGCCTCGCTCGGCACCGGCGGCGTGCCCGTGGTCACCCACCACCGGCCGCGCCGGGTGCACAAGCCCGAGCTCGTGGTGCTCTGCGACGTCAGCGGCTCGGTGGCCGGCTTCAGCCACTTCACGCTGATGCTCACCCAGGCGCTGCGCGAGCACTTCTCCGGCGTCCGGGCGTTCGCCTTCGTCGACGCCACCGACGAGGTGACCCGCTTCTTCCGGCCCGGTGCCGACGTCACCGCCGCGATCACCCGCATCGGGCGCGAGGCCGACGTCGTCGCCTTCGACGGGCACAGTGACTACGGCAACGCCCTCGAGGTGTTCGCCGACCGCTGGCCCACCGCCGTCGGGCCGAAGACGTCGCTGCTGGTGCTCGGCGACGGGCGGACCAACTACCGGCAGCCGGGCCTGCCCGTGCTGGCCGACCTGGTCCGCAGGGCCCGCTCGGCGCACTGGCTCAACCCCGAGCCACGCCGGCTGTGGGGGAGCGGCGACTCCGCCGCCGACCGCTACGGCGAGGTCATCGACATGGTCGAGTGCCGCAACGCCACCCAGCTCGCGGACTTCGTCACCACGCTCTGA
- a CDS encoding AAA family ATPase, with protein MTRPPTQMPSFSSVADVGKRLSTAGYLPDAQIATTVFLADRLGKPLLVEGPAGTGKTELAKALAAATGSELIRLQCYEGLDEARALYEWNYKKQLLRIQAAQGGDGTDWDTVHDDIFGEEFLLSRPLLTAIRRTEPTVLLIDETDKADVEVEGLLLEVLSDFQVTIPELGTVAATRRPTVVLTSNATRELSEALKRRCLYLSLDYPSAEREREIVLSRVPDLAPGLAEQLVRTIRALRAMELKKSPSISETLDWAQTLLELGLDTLDETAVRSTLGVVLKHASDQERAAAELRLN; from the coding sequence ATGACCCGCCCGCCGACGCAGATGCCCTCGTTCTCCTCGGTCGCCGACGTCGGCAAGCGGCTGTCGACCGCCGGGTACCTGCCCGATGCGCAGATCGCGACGACGGTCTTCCTCGCCGACCGGCTGGGCAAGCCGCTGCTGGTCGAGGGGCCGGCGGGCACGGGCAAGACCGAGCTGGCCAAGGCGCTGGCCGCCGCGACCGGCTCGGAGCTGATCCGGCTGCAGTGCTACGAGGGTCTCGACGAGGCCCGGGCGCTCTACGAGTGGAACTACAAGAAGCAGCTGCTGCGGATCCAGGCGGCGCAGGGCGGCGACGGCACCGACTGGGACACCGTCCACGACGACATCTTCGGGGAGGAGTTCCTCCTCTCCCGGCCGCTGCTGACCGCGATCCGGCGCACCGAGCCGACGGTGCTGCTCATCGACGAGACCGACAAGGCCGACGTCGAGGTCGAGGGCCTGCTGCTGGAGGTGCTCAGCGACTTCCAGGTCACCATCCCCGAGCTCGGCACCGTGGCCGCCACCCGCCGGCCGACCGTCGTGCTCACCTCCAACGCCACCCGCGAGCTGTCCGAGGCGCTCAAGCGGCGCTGCCTGTACCTGTCGCTGGACTACCCGTCGGCCGAGCGGGAGCGGGAGATCGTGCTCTCGCGGGTGCCCGACCTCGCGCCGGGGCTGGCCGAGCAGCTGGTGCGCACCATCCGGGCGCTGCGGGCGATGGAGCTGAAGAAGTCGCCGTCGATCTCCGAGACCCTCGACTGGGCGCAGACCCTGCTCGAGCTGGGCCTGGACACCCTCGACGAGACGGCGGTCCGCTCGACGCTCGGCGTGGTGCTCAAGCACGCCAGCGACCAGGAGCGGGCCGCCGCCGAGCTGCGGCTCAACTGA
- a CDS encoding glutamate-5-semialdehyde dehydrogenase: protein MSDAADLPLIGAAALRARAASRVLRTLPTDVKDAALAGMADALVERTDEVLAANALDVDAAAADGTPASVLDRLRLDAARVAGVAAALRELVALPDPVGDVVRGSRLPNGLELRQVRVPFGVVGVVYEARPNVTVDAAGLCLKSGNAALLRGSASAHRTNAALVAVLSEAGQKAGLPEGSVELLPADRASVGELLSARGHVDLVIPRGGASLIQRVVREAQVPVIETGVGNCHVYVDASADAAMAEAIVLNSKTHRVSVCNSAETLLVHRDVPFLPRLLAALADAGVTLHGDDAARAAHDAVVPATDEDWATEYLSMDMAVRVVDDLPQALEHVARWGSGHSEAIVADSAAAIAAFTAGVDAAAVLVNASTRFTDGGEFGFGAEIGISTQKLHARGPLGLPELTSTTYVVTGSGHTR, encoded by the coding sequence GTGTCCGACGCCGCCGACCTGCCGCTGATCGGGGCCGCCGCGCTGCGTGCCCGCGCCGCGTCCCGCGTACTGCGCACCCTGCCGACCGACGTCAAGGACGCCGCGCTGGCCGGCATGGCCGACGCGCTGGTCGAGCGCACCGACGAGGTGCTGGCGGCCAACGCGCTCGACGTCGACGCCGCGGCCGCCGACGGGACCCCGGCCTCGGTGCTCGACCGGCTGCGGCTGGACGCCGCGCGGGTCGCCGGCGTGGCCGCCGCGCTGCGCGAGCTCGTGGCGCTGCCCGACCCGGTCGGCGACGTCGTCCGCGGCTCCCGGCTGCCCAACGGGCTGGAGCTGCGGCAGGTCCGGGTGCCCTTCGGCGTCGTCGGCGTCGTCTACGAGGCGCGGCCCAACGTGACCGTCGACGCCGCGGGCCTGTGCCTCAAGAGCGGCAACGCGGCGCTGCTGCGCGGCTCGGCCTCGGCCCACCGCACCAACGCCGCCCTCGTCGCCGTCCTGTCCGAGGCCGGCCAGAAGGCGGGCCTGCCGGAGGGGTCGGTGGAGCTGCTGCCGGCCGACCGCGCGTCCGTCGGCGAGCTGCTGTCGGCCCGCGGGCACGTCGACCTGGTCATCCCGCGCGGCGGCGCCTCGCTCATCCAGCGGGTGGTCCGCGAGGCGCAGGTGCCGGTGATCGAGACCGGCGTCGGCAACTGCCACGTCTACGTCGACGCCTCCGCCGACGCCGCGATGGCCGAGGCGATCGTGCTCAACTCCAAGACGCACCGGGTCAGCGTCTGCAACTCCGCCGAGACGCTGCTGGTGCACCGCGACGTGCCGTTCCTGCCGCGGCTGCTGGCCGCGCTGGCCGACGCCGGGGTCACCCTGCACGGCGACGACGCCGCCCGCGCCGCGCACGACGCCGTCGTCCCGGCCACCGACGAGGACTGGGCGACGGAGTACCTGTCGATGGACATGGCGGTGCGGGTCGTCGACGACCTCCCGCAGGCGCTCGAGCACGTCGCGCGGTGGGGGAGCGGGCACTCCGAGGCGATCGTCGCCGACTCGGCCGCCGCGATCGCCGCGTTCACCGCCGGTGTCGACGCCGCCGCCGTCCTGGTCAACGCCTCTACCCGGTTCACCGACGGCGGAGAGTTCGGCTTCGGCGCCGAGATCGGCATCTCCACCCAGAAGCTGCACGCCCGCGGGCCCCTGGGCCTGCCGGAGCTGACCAGCACCACGTACGTCGTCACCGGCAGCGGCCACACCCGCTGA